The following proteins are encoded in a genomic region of Alphaproteobacteria bacterium:
- the sufD gene encoding Fe-S cluster assembly protein SufD, producing MTAVDYQQLFAQSAPELPGAELDWLAAMRDGAIRQFVRDGFPSPRVEEWKYAALGPLAKTRFELAGTTAADLRRTLDRAAMPAESYRVVFVNGRLREDLSELAALPPGVTVKSLAATIAENPERLQPWLTKTADLTEDRLSGVRDERPFAMVAMNTAFATDGIVIHLARESAAELPIHIINLTATDSNDRMTQPRNIIIAEEEASALIVETYAAVGETSYLTNAVTQVFAAKDAHIRHYRLQAEAATAFHIATTLAHLDTAAAYDSFVLSIGSAFSRNEVRVALDGEHVHCRLNGAYLGRGRQHHDNWTRVDHLKSNGTVSETYKSVLDDKSRGAFQGKIRVWPDAQKTDAHQLNNNLLLSADAQADSKPELEILADDVRCSHGSTVGDIDESALFYLCARGIDEGRARDLLVEAFIGDLIDHIGFGTAHDYFRDAFEDWLAAVRREHQP from the coding sequence ATGACCGCGGTGGATTATCAACAACTCTTTGCGCAATCCGCGCCCGAACTTCCCGGCGCCGAGCTCGATTGGCTCGCAGCAATGCGCGACGGCGCCATCCGGCAGTTCGTGCGGGACGGCTTTCCCTCGCCCCGGGTCGAAGAATGGAAATATGCGGCGCTCGGCCCGCTGGCCAAAACCCGTTTCGAGCTTGCCGGTACGACCGCCGCCGACCTTCGCCGGACATTGGACCGCGCGGCGATGCCGGCCGAGTCCTACCGCGTTGTTTTCGTCAACGGCCGGCTGCGGGAAGATCTTTCCGAGTTGGCGGCGCTGCCGCCCGGTGTCACCGTCAAGAGCCTTGCCGCAACGATCGCCGAAAATCCAGAACGCCTGCAGCCCTGGCTCACGAAGACCGCCGATCTGACCGAAGACCGGCTGTCGGGCGTTCGCGACGAGCGGCCGTTCGCCATGGTGGCGATGAATACGGCCTTTGCGACCGACGGCATCGTCATTCATTTGGCGCGAGAATCGGCGGCCGAGTTGCCGATCCACATCATCAATCTGACCGCCACCGACAGCAACGACCGCATGACCCAGCCGCGGAATATCATCATCGCCGAGGAAGAGGCTTCGGCGCTGATCGTGGAAACCTATGCCGCGGTCGGCGAGACGAGTTATCTGACCAACGCGGTGACCCAGGTCTTTGCCGCCAAGGACGCCCATATCCGCCACTATCGCCTGCAGGCCGAAGCGGCGACTGCGTTTCACATCGCCACCACCCTGGCCCACCTCGATACGGCGGCCGCCTACGACAGTTTCGTGCTGTCGATCGGCTCGGCGTTTTCCCGTAACGAGGTCCGGGTGGCGCTCGACGGCGAGCATGTCCATTGTCGGCTCAATGGCGCCTATCTCGGCCGCGGCCGCCAGCACCACGATAACTGGACCCGGGTCGATCACCTGAAATCCAACGGGACCGTGAGCGAGACCTATAAGAGCGTCCTCGACGACAAGTCCCGCGGTGCCTTCCAAGGCAAGATTCGCGTGTGGCCCGACGCCCAGAAGACCGATGCCCATCAGCTCAACAACAATTTGCTGCTTTCGGCCGACGCCCAGGCCGACAGCAAACCGGAGCTGGAGATCCTGGCCGACGACGTGCGCTGCAGCCATGGCTCGACGGTCGGAGATATCGACGAATCGGCGTTGTTCTATCTCTGCGCGCGCGGCATCGACGAAGGCCGCGCCCGCGATCTGTTGGTCGAAGCGTTCATCGGCGACCTCATCGATCACATCGGTTTCGGCACGGCGCACGACTATTTTCGGGATGCGTTCGAGGACTGGCTGGCCGCCGTCCGACGGGAGCACCAACCATGA